One window from the genome of Babylonia areolata isolate BAREFJ2019XMU chromosome 13, ASM4173473v1, whole genome shotgun sequence encodes:
- the LOC143288974 gene encoding ras-related protein Rap-2c-like has translation MKEYKVVVLGSGGVGKSALTVKFVSGNFMEKYDPTIEDFYRKEIEVDSAPSVLEILDTAGTEQFASMRDLYIKNGQGFVIVFSITTLQTFQDIKTMREQIQRVKGQDRIPMILVGNKADLEHQREVPVSEGASLAQHWGCPYLETSAKSTQNVNELFIEIVREMNSSPVKEVKGCCSIL, from the coding sequence ATGAAGGAGTACAAAGTGGTGGTACTTGGGAGCGGTGGTGTGGGCAAAAGTGCCCTGACAGTCAAGTTTGTCTCTGGCAACTTCATGGAGAAATATGACCCCACCATTGAAGATTTCTATCGGAAAGAGATCGAGGTGGACAGTGCCCCCTCTGTGCTGGAGATCCTGGACACGGCCGGCACCGAGCAGTTTGCGTCCATGCGAGACCTGTACATAAAAAATGGGCAAGGTTTTGTCATAGTGTTCAGCATCACCACGCTGCAGACATTCCAAGACATCAAGACGATGCGCGAGCAGATTCAGCGAGTGAAGGGACAGGACCGGATTCCCATGATCCTGGTGGGCAACAAGGCAGACCTTGAACACCAGCGAGAAGTGCCAGTGTCGGAAGGGGCTTCGTTAGCCCAGCACTGGGGGTGCCCCTACTTGGAAACCTCTGCCAAAAGCACGCAGAATGTGAACGAACTGTTTATTGAAATTGTTCGAGAGATGAACAGCTCTCCTGTGAAGGAAGTGAAAGGCTGCTGTAGTATTCTCTGA